Proteins from a genomic interval of Blastocatellia bacterium:
- the ybeY gene encoding rRNA maturation RNase YbeY has translation MVYVLNRQRAVRLNGRRWSRFALRVLQELGVSHRDVSLVFVSDVAMRRLNRQFRGKDRPTDVLAFPCDPLEGIDCDYLGDVVVSVETARRQAAHHRIRLERELKNLIIHGLAHLCGYDHETDTGEMRRLERRLRRRLISSSGTGKARRQKD, from the coding sequence ATGGTGTACGTTCTCAATCGTCAACGTGCCGTGCGCCTGAACGGTCGGCGGTGGAGCCGGTTCGCCCTGCGTGTTCTGCAGGAGCTGGGAGTATCGCATCGCGATGTCTCGCTCGTTTTCGTCAGCGACGTGGCGATGCGCCGACTGAACCGGCAGTTCCGCGGGAAGGATCGCCCGACCGATGTCCTGGCCTTCCCGTGCGATCCCCTCGAAGGAATAGACTGCGACTACCTCGGCGATGTCGTCGTTTCGGTGGAAACGGCCCGACGACAGGCGGCCCACCATCGCATCCGACTGGAGCGGGAGCTGAAGAACCTCATCATTCACGGCCTGGCCCATCTGTGCGGCTACGATCATGAGACCGACACTGGTGAGATGAGACGGCTGGAACGGCGATTGCGACGGCGGTTGATCTCGTCGTCGGGGACGGGAAAGGCGCGACGGCAAAAGGACTGA
- a CDS encoding hemolysin family protein, with the protein MFALFIGLIGVLVFLSTFESAVTQLSEVQLRVLRAENERSFHARFLRELVENRHRLLLTVSMGVQLMIISLTITLVTLLQSEGREHPLLMGLVGMVLVVSVFRQFLPRMLAQNNPEKVLLRLLPALSAVYNVLWPLAYPIYRALQSVKTASVAEPAGEEGSDEEIQAFIDVGEEAGIIEESEGQLIQSIVELGDKQVRELMIPRSDIVAVDASATIEDAIRVAVESNYSRLPVYKETLDDVIGIVYLRDLLKKFLRGGAVERVTGVMRPAYFVPETKRAADLLDEMKRARTHIALAVDEYGGIAGLITLEDMIQEIVGPIEDEDQPVPADIIAQPDGSVLVRGTTDVRKLELLFGTEIDADDFTTVAGLILKHLDHLPAVGEGVQCHGLRFEVVDADPRRIRMVRIRPVAPMASGSDADARSVSVAKPERS; encoded by the coding sequence ATGTTCGCCCTTTTTATCGGTCTCATCGGTGTGCTCGTCTTCCTCTCCACGTTTGAGAGCGCGGTGACGCAACTGAGCGAGGTTCAGCTTCGCGTCCTCCGGGCGGAAAATGAGCGCAGTTTTCACGCGCGGTTTTTGCGCGAGCTGGTGGAGAATCGTCATCGGCTGCTGCTCACCGTCAGCATGGGCGTACAATTGATGATCATCTCGCTGACGATCACGCTCGTGACCCTGCTCCAATCGGAGGGGCGGGAACACCCGCTCCTCATGGGACTGGTGGGAATGGTCCTCGTCGTCAGTGTGTTTCGCCAGTTTCTGCCTCGTATGCTGGCGCAAAACAATCCGGAGAAGGTCCTGTTGCGGCTGCTGCCCGCCTTATCGGCAGTCTACAATGTCCTCTGGCCGCTCGCCTATCCGATTTATCGGGCACTGCAGTCGGTGAAAACCGCGTCGGTCGCCGAACCCGCCGGCGAGGAAGGCAGCGACGAGGAGATTCAAGCGTTCATTGATGTCGGCGAGGAAGCGGGCATCATCGAGGAGTCCGAGGGACAGCTCATTCAATCCATCGTGGAGCTGGGCGACAAACAGGTCCGGGAGCTGATGATCCCGCGCAGCGACATCGTGGCGGTGGATGCCAGCGCGACCATCGAGGACGCCATCCGGGTGGCCGTCGAATCGAACTACTCCCGGCTGCCGGTATACAAAGAGACACTCGATGACGTCATCGGAATCGTCTATCTCCGCGACCTGTTGAAAAAATTTCTCCGCGGGGGGGCCGTCGAGCGCGTCACCGGCGTCATGCGGCCGGCGTACTTCGTCCCGGAGACGAAACGCGCAGCCGATTTGCTCGATGAGATGAAACGGGCCCGAACGCACATTGCGCTGGCGGTGGACGAATATGGCGGGATTGCCGGTCTCATCACCCTGGAGGATATGATCCAGGAGATCGTCGGGCCTATCGAGGATGAAGATCAACCGGTCCCGGCGGACATCATCGCGCAACCTGACGGCAGCGTGCTCGTGCGCGGCACGACCGATGTGCGAAAACTCGAACTGCTCTTTGGGACCGAGATTGACGCCGATGATTTCACCACCGTGGCTGGGCTCATCCTCAAACATCTGGATCATCTGCCGGCGGTGGGCGAAGGCGTGCAATGCCACGGACTGCGATTTGAGGTGGTGGATGCTGATCCGCGCCGGATCCGGATGGTTCGGATTCGGCCCGTCGCCCCGATGGCCTCCGGATCCGATGCCGACGCGCGCTCGGTCTCCGTCGCCAAACCGGAACGCTCATGA
- the era gene encoding GTPase Era — MTDITLSPLPDALDEVVPDERRKSGLVALIGRPNAGKSTLLNRLIGQKIAAVSDKPQTTRWRIRGILTEERGQIIFVDTPGIHKPKHQMNVRMMRAVGRAIEDVDLVLLLVDACESFGSGDRFVLDLVKRAAKPTFLLLNKIDRLADKRTLLPLIDLYRREYDFAEVIPISALTGENLSLLVEKIFEYLPEGPLYYPEGEITDQPERVIVAEIIREKLLMVTHDELPYVTAVVTEQFHDEGSLLRIHAIILVERESQKPIIIGKGGERLKKIGTLAREEIEFLFGKKVFLQLYVKVRERWRDSEAVLDQIGFER, encoded by the coding sequence ATGACCGACATAACGCTCTCACCCCTTCCCGACGCGCTCGACGAGGTCGTGCCGGACGAGCGACGAAAATCGGGACTGGTTGCGCTCATCGGCCGACCGAATGCGGGGAAATCAACACTGCTCAATCGCCTCATCGGACAGAAGATCGCCGCCGTCTCCGACAAACCGCAAACGACGCGCTGGCGAATTCGCGGTATTCTCACCGAGGAGCGCGGCCAGATCATCTTCGTGGATACGCCCGGCATTCACAAACCGAAGCATCAGATGAACGTCCGCATGATGCGCGCCGTCGGCCGGGCCATCGAGGACGTGGATCTGGTCCTGCTCCTGGTGGATGCGTGCGAATCGTTCGGCAGTGGCGATCGCTTTGTGCTCGACCTGGTGAAGCGGGCAGCCAAACCGACCTTTCTCCTCCTCAACAAGATTGATCGGCTCGCCGATAAGCGAACGCTTCTGCCGCTCATTGATCTCTACCGCCGGGAGTACGATTTCGCTGAGGTGATCCCCATCTCCGCTCTCACCGGGGAGAACCTCTCTCTGCTCGTGGAGAAGATTTTCGAATATCTGCCGGAGGGGCCGCTCTATTATCCCGAAGGGGAGATCACCGATCAGCCGGAGCGGGTCATCGTCGCCGAGATCATCCGGGAAAAACTCCTCATGGTCACTCACGACGAGCTTCCCTACGTCACGGCCGTGGTGACCGAGCAGTTCCATGACGAGGGATCTTTGCTGCGGATTCACGCGATCATCCTCGTCGAGCGAGAATCGCAAAAGCCCATCATTATTGGCAAAGGGGGAGAACGCCTGAAAAAAATCGGCACGCTGGCGCGCGAGGAGATCGAGTTCTTGTTCGGCAAGAAGGTCTTCCTTCAGTTGTACGTCAAGGTGCGCGAGCGCTGGCGGGACAGCGAGGCCGTTCTCGATCAGATCGGATTTGAACGCTGA